A stretch of the Malus sylvestris chromosome 10, drMalSylv7.2, whole genome shotgun sequence genome encodes the following:
- the LOC126586779 gene encoding RNA pseudouridine synthase 4, mitochondrial isoform X3: protein MVGPILLRRLLLLLRPPPSSAEFGSARICFLAFYNCRSYAATSETIDEEKEKGGKKWFTLPPFTAAVNGAAVGKELSRNRSNGGRGTIPNTASAAAAYTTTTTALKWVTRCCPELPRSLVQKLFRLRQVRRESCSGQAVDAHERPIKRVAAKDSMNIGDRIHLPFSVQEFPADKHESSNYKQECHCSEEEINFIRSLELYKDPAIIVINKPPGMPVQGGIGIKRSLDKLATACLSYDLSEPPRLVHRLDRDSSGLLVMGRTQTIAAVLHSIFREKTVGASNDVTDDAKRILQRRYWALVIGSPRQRKGLISAPLVKVVVDNGKSERITAANDSQTLSSQHAITKYKVIGSCPGFTWLELTPLTGRKHQLRVHCAEVLRTPIVGDYKYGWQTHRNWKPLSSSNTESHWNEELHPRRNLPFDLNMDGGSISEKTPRLHLHCKQMVLPNVHLALQNVKLHSDCDLSELESLELVAPLPSYMQRSWDITNY from the exons ATGGTGGGCCCCATACTCCTCCGCcgactcctcctcctcctccgtccACCACCGTCCTCCGCCGAGTTCGGCAGCGCGAGAATATGCTTCTTAGCCTTCTACAACTGCCGATCTTACGCCGCCACCTCTGAAACAATTGacgaagagaaagaaaagggcGGTAAAAAATGGTTCACTTTACCTCCGTTCACTGCCGCCGTAAACGGCGCCGCTGTGGGTAAAGAGCTCTCTCGTAATCGTTCAAACGGCGGCAGAGGTACAATCCCAAATACTGCCTCTGCCGCCGCCGCCTACACCACCACCACGACGGCGCTTAAATGGGTTACTCGGTGCTGCCCGGAGCTTCCTAGAAGCCTCGTTCAGAAGCTCTTTCGCCTTAGACAG GTTCGAAGAGAATCATGTTCTGGTCAAGCTGTTGACGCACATGAGCGCCCAATTAAAAGG GTGGCGGCTAAAGATTCCATGAACATAGGAGATCGAATACATCTTCCTTTTAGTGTGCAAGAGTTCCCTGCTGACAAACACGAGTCGTCCAATTATAAACAAGAATGTCATTGTAGTGAAGAAGAAATCAACTTTATCCGGAGCCTGGAGTTGTATAAG GATCCAGCCATCATTGTCATCAATAAACCCCCTGGAATGCCTGTTCAG GGTGGGATTGGAATCAAACGAAGTTTAGATAAACTGGCTACCGCTTGTTTGAGTTATGACTTGTCAGAACCCCCTCGGCTG GTACATAGACTTGACCGAGATAGTAGTGGTCTCCTGGTGATGGGAAGGACACAAACAATTGCGGCTGTTCTGCATTCCATCTTCCGTGAGAAAACTGTTGGAGCATCAAATGAT GTAACTGACGATGCAAAAAGAATTCTGCAAAGAAGGTATTGGGCGCTTGTCATTGGATCTCCCAGGCAACGTAAAGGATTAATCTCAGCACCTCTGGTAAAG GTGGTGGTGGACAATGGTAAATCGGAGAGAATCACGGCTGCGAATGATTCACAAACTTTGTCATCTCAGCATGCCATTACAAAATACAAAGTGATTGGATCATGTCCTG GTTTCACATGGCTAGAGCTAACCCCTCTTACTGGCCGAAAGCATCAG CTGCGTGTACACTGTGCGGAGGTTTTGAGAACACCAATAGTTGGAGACTACAAATACGGGTGGCAAACTCATAGGAACTGGAAACCTTTATCTTCGTCTAATACTGAATCTCATTGGAATGAGGAGCTTCACCCAAGAAGAAACCTCCCTTTTGATCTGAATATGGACGGTGGAAGTATCTCCGAAAAGACACCCCGCTTGCATCTTCATTGTAAGCAAATGGTTTTGCCTAATGTGCATCTGGCTTTGCAAAACGTGAAGCTGCATTCAGATTGTGATCTTTCTGAACTAGAAAGCCTAGAGTTGGTTGCTCCTCTACCTTCATACATGCAAAGAAGTTGGGATATTACAAATTATTAA
- the LOC126586779 gene encoding RNA pseudouridine synthase 4, mitochondrial isoform X1: MRSYKLLNKKSEGTQNPKITSMVGPILLRRLLLLLRPPPSSAEFGSARICFLAFYNCRSYAATSETIDEEKEKGGKKWFTLPPFTAAVNGAAVGKELSRNRSNGGRGTIPNTASAAAAYTTTTTALKWVTRCCPELPRSLVQKLFRLRQVRRESCSGQAVDAHERPIKRVAAKDSMNIGDRIHLPFSVQEFPADKHESSNYKQECHCSEEEINFIRSLELYKDPAIIVINKPPGMPVQGGIGIKRSLDKLATACLSYDLSEPPRLVHRLDRDSSGLLVMGRTQTIAAVLHSIFREKTVGASNDVTDDAKRILQRRYWALVIGSPRQRKGLISAPLVKVVVDNGKSERITAANDSQTLSSQHAITKYKVIGSCPGFTWLELTPLTGRKHQLRVHCAEVLRTPIVGDYKYGWQTHRNWKPLSSSNTESHWNEELHPRRNLPFDLNMDGGSISEKTPRLHLHCKQMVLPNVHLALQNVKLHSDCDLSELESLELVAPLPSYMQRSWDITNY, translated from the exons CAAGAAGAGCGAAGGtacccaaaaccccaaaatcaCTAGCATGGTGGGCCCCATACTCCTCCGCcgactcctcctcctcctccgtccACCACCGTCCTCCGCCGAGTTCGGCAGCGCGAGAATATGCTTCTTAGCCTTCTACAACTGCCGATCTTACGCCGCCACCTCTGAAACAATTGacgaagagaaagaaaagggcGGTAAAAAATGGTTCACTTTACCTCCGTTCACTGCCGCCGTAAACGGCGCCGCTGTGGGTAAAGAGCTCTCTCGTAATCGTTCAAACGGCGGCAGAGGTACAATCCCAAATACTGCCTCTGCCGCCGCCGCCTACACCACCACCACGACGGCGCTTAAATGGGTTACTCGGTGCTGCCCGGAGCTTCCTAGAAGCCTCGTTCAGAAGCTCTTTCGCCTTAGACAG GTTCGAAGAGAATCATGTTCTGGTCAAGCTGTTGACGCACATGAGCGCCCAATTAAAAGG GTGGCGGCTAAAGATTCCATGAACATAGGAGATCGAATACATCTTCCTTTTAGTGTGCAAGAGTTCCCTGCTGACAAACACGAGTCGTCCAATTATAAACAAGAATGTCATTGTAGTGAAGAAGAAATCAACTTTATCCGGAGCCTGGAGTTGTATAAG GATCCAGCCATCATTGTCATCAATAAACCCCCTGGAATGCCTGTTCAG GGTGGGATTGGAATCAAACGAAGTTTAGATAAACTGGCTACCGCTTGTTTGAGTTATGACTTGTCAGAACCCCCTCGGCTG GTACATAGACTTGACCGAGATAGTAGTGGTCTCCTGGTGATGGGAAGGACACAAACAATTGCGGCTGTTCTGCATTCCATCTTCCGTGAGAAAACTGTTGGAGCATCAAATGAT GTAACTGACGATGCAAAAAGAATTCTGCAAAGAAGGTATTGGGCGCTTGTCATTGGATCTCCCAGGCAACGTAAAGGATTAATCTCAGCACCTCTGGTAAAG GTGGTGGTGGACAATGGTAAATCGGAGAGAATCACGGCTGCGAATGATTCACAAACTTTGTCATCTCAGCATGCCATTACAAAATACAAAGTGATTGGATCATGTCCTG GTTTCACATGGCTAGAGCTAACCCCTCTTACTGGCCGAAAGCATCAG CTGCGTGTACACTGTGCGGAGGTTTTGAGAACACCAATAGTTGGAGACTACAAATACGGGTGGCAAACTCATAGGAACTGGAAACCTTTATCTTCGTCTAATACTGAATCTCATTGGAATGAGGAGCTTCACCCAAGAAGAAACCTCCCTTTTGATCTGAATATGGACGGTGGAAGTATCTCCGAAAAGACACCCCGCTTGCATCTTCATTGTAAGCAAATGGTTTTGCCTAATGTGCATCTGGCTTTGCAAAACGTGAAGCTGCATTCAGATTGTGATCTTTCTGAACTAGAAAGCCTAGAGTTGGTTGCTCCTCTACCTTCATACATGCAAAGAAGTTGGGATATTACAAATTATTAA
- the LOC126586779 gene encoding RNA pseudouridine synthase 4, mitochondrial isoform X2: protein MRSYKLLNKKSEGTQNPKITSMVGPILLRRLLLLLRPPPSSAEFGSARICFLAFYNCRSYAATSETIDEEKEKGGKKWFTLPPFTAAVNGAAVGKELSRNRSNGGRGTIPNTASAAAAYTTTTTALKWVTRCCPELPRSLVQKLFRLRQVRRESCSGQAVDAHERPIKRVAAKDSMNIGDRIHLPFSVQEFPADKHESSNYKQECHCSEEEINFIRSLELYKDPAIIVINKPPGMPVQGGIGIKRSLDKLATACLSYDLSEPPRLVHRLDRDSSGLLVMGRTQTIAAVLHSIFREKTVGASNDVTDDAKRILQRRYWALVIGSPRQRKGLISAPLVVVDNGKSERITAANDSQTLSSQHAITKYKVIGSCPGFTWLELTPLTGRKHQLRVHCAEVLRTPIVGDYKYGWQTHRNWKPLSSSNTESHWNEELHPRRNLPFDLNMDGGSISEKTPRLHLHCKQMVLPNVHLALQNVKLHSDCDLSELESLELVAPLPSYMQRSWDITNY from the exons CAAGAAGAGCGAAGGtacccaaaaccccaaaatcaCTAGCATGGTGGGCCCCATACTCCTCCGCcgactcctcctcctcctccgtccACCACCGTCCTCCGCCGAGTTCGGCAGCGCGAGAATATGCTTCTTAGCCTTCTACAACTGCCGATCTTACGCCGCCACCTCTGAAACAATTGacgaagagaaagaaaagggcGGTAAAAAATGGTTCACTTTACCTCCGTTCACTGCCGCCGTAAACGGCGCCGCTGTGGGTAAAGAGCTCTCTCGTAATCGTTCAAACGGCGGCAGAGGTACAATCCCAAATACTGCCTCTGCCGCCGCCGCCTACACCACCACCACGACGGCGCTTAAATGGGTTACTCGGTGCTGCCCGGAGCTTCCTAGAAGCCTCGTTCAGAAGCTCTTTCGCCTTAGACAG GTTCGAAGAGAATCATGTTCTGGTCAAGCTGTTGACGCACATGAGCGCCCAATTAAAAGG GTGGCGGCTAAAGATTCCATGAACATAGGAGATCGAATACATCTTCCTTTTAGTGTGCAAGAGTTCCCTGCTGACAAACACGAGTCGTCCAATTATAAACAAGAATGTCATTGTAGTGAAGAAGAAATCAACTTTATCCGGAGCCTGGAGTTGTATAAG GATCCAGCCATCATTGTCATCAATAAACCCCCTGGAATGCCTGTTCAG GGTGGGATTGGAATCAAACGAAGTTTAGATAAACTGGCTACCGCTTGTTTGAGTTATGACTTGTCAGAACCCCCTCGGCTG GTACATAGACTTGACCGAGATAGTAGTGGTCTCCTGGTGATGGGAAGGACACAAACAATTGCGGCTGTTCTGCATTCCATCTTCCGTGAGAAAACTGTTGGAGCATCAAATGAT GTAACTGACGATGCAAAAAGAATTCTGCAAAGAAGGTATTGGGCGCTTGTCATTGGATCTCCCAGGCAACGTAAAGGATTAATCTCAGCACCTCTG GTGGTGGTGGACAATGGTAAATCGGAGAGAATCACGGCTGCGAATGATTCACAAACTTTGTCATCTCAGCATGCCATTACAAAATACAAAGTGATTGGATCATGTCCTG GTTTCACATGGCTAGAGCTAACCCCTCTTACTGGCCGAAAGCATCAG CTGCGTGTACACTGTGCGGAGGTTTTGAGAACACCAATAGTTGGAGACTACAAATACGGGTGGCAAACTCATAGGAACTGGAAACCTTTATCTTCGTCTAATACTGAATCTCATTGGAATGAGGAGCTTCACCCAAGAAGAAACCTCCCTTTTGATCTGAATATGGACGGTGGAAGTATCTCCGAAAAGACACCCCGCTTGCATCTTCATTGTAAGCAAATGGTTTTGCCTAATGTGCATCTGGCTTTGCAAAACGTGAAGCTGCATTCAGATTGTGATCTTTCTGAACTAGAAAGCCTAGAGTTGGTTGCTCCTCTACCTTCATACATGCAAAGAAGTTGGGATATTACAAATTATTAA